A genome region from Buchnera aphidicola (Chaetogeoica yunlongensis) includes the following:
- the yajC gene encoding preprotein translocase subunit YajC produces MNNFISKVYAGNSSVISNSNTHSLIFMLIVFLLIFYFMIFRPQRKKMQEHQKLISSLTYGDEVLTSSGFIGKVVKITKTDYIMLELNNNVRVFVKSNFITSVFPKGTLKSME; encoded by the coding sequence ATGAATAATTTTATTTCTAAGGTATATGCTGGAAATAGCAGTGTTATTTCTAATAGTAATACACATTCTCTTATATTTATGTTAATAGTCTTTTTATTAATTTTTTATTTTATGATTTTTCGCCCTCAAAGAAAAAAAATGCAGGAACATCAAAAATTAATTAGTTCTCTTACTTATGGTGATGAAGTTCTTACTTCTAGTGGATTTATAGGAAAAGTAGTTAAAATTACTAAAACAGATTATATTATGTTGGAATTGAATAATAATGTTAGAGTATTTGTTAAATCTAATTTTATTACTTCTGTTTTTCCTAAGGGCACATTAAAGAGTATGGAATAA
- the pheT gene encoding phenylalanine--tRNA ligase subunit beta, producing the protein MEFSENWLSEWLGMAIDDKFYDQITESGIEIERTKKVSKIFEKIVVGEVIECEYISIPHKIIFLRIKISKDKVIFVISSNNISFSCGMKLAIATKDSKLFDNKSIDFLKFLDKTSEGMVCSFEDLGMLNIKNSIIEISSEISVGIDLCEFLSFENDNIIKVSSTPNRADGISILGIARDILALNNFNLPILKKYHINVTIPDKFRILINIPDICIYFCGRIIKNVNLNKQTPIWILERLRRSSINSKNVVLDIVNYVLIELGQPIFAFSINDVLNPLLIRQAKLGESFYDEDRKEFFLDERAIVISDYEKILVLGNHVQSYHSKISCKDKNIFLGYSVFNSSLLCTDKNLSFDFGYRNQFTEYYERGVDPSIQLKTLNYITHLILKICGGDAGDITSTGLLENNFYRIKIILFKNTLFKYLKGAISSSLVKKYLLQLGYMVESKKECWIVFPPSWKFDIKVEEDIIGELIRIFGYYHLPALELLTSHNNVIDFNNTISYECLNRVKLFLTGLGYNEVITYGFVDPNIQRLLFSEKKMLLLSNPISKNMSSMRLSLWNGLLSSVLYNQNRQEKIMRFFESGLCFEEKSDEYLGVRQSLCLSGVVSGYKNDKHWRYDNQVFEFYDLKEDLELIIQLLGRVEAITFKKEVCSGLCSEQSAAIYLEQQKIGAIGVLDPIVSKKLDLKYTTILFELNWNRIKNVPEHRIENISEYPVSSRDISIIVDESISASDILKISRNVSLNEILEVKIFDIFRGEKIGLGKKSITLNFVFGNTEKTLSENLISNLLNECISVLKLNFNAILRDKKYYLTKK; encoded by the coding sequence ATGGAATTTAGTGAAAATTGGTTATCAGAATGGCTTGGGATGGCTATTGATGATAAATTCTATGATCAAATTACTGAATCTGGTATAGAAATAGAAAGGACTAAAAAAGTATCAAAAATTTTTGAAAAAATTGTTGTAGGAGAAGTAATAGAATGTGAATATATTAGTATTCCTCATAAAATAATTTTTTTAAGAATAAAGATTTCAAAGGATAAAGTTATTTTTGTTATATCTTCTAATAATATTAGTTTTTCATGTGGAATGAAATTAGCTATAGCAACAAAAGATTCTAAATTATTTGATAATAAATCTATTGATTTTTTAAAATTTTTAGATAAAACTTCAGAAGGTATGGTCTGTTCTTTTGAAGATTTAGGGATGTTAAATATAAAAAATAGTATTATTGAAATATCTTCTGAGATTTCTGTGGGTATTGATTTATGTGAGTTTTTATCATTTGAGAATGATAATATTATTAAAGTTAGCAGTACACCAAATCGCGCTGATGGAATAAGTATTTTAGGAATTGCTAGGGATATTTTAGCTTTAAATAATTTTAATTTACCTATATTGAAAAAATATCATATTAATGTAACTATTCCGGATAAATTTAGGATATTAATTAATATACCTGATATTTGCATTTATTTTTGTGGTCGAATTATAAAAAATGTAAATTTAAATAAACAAACTCCTATTTGGATATTAGAACGATTAAGACGTTCTTCTATTAATTCTAAAAATGTTGTTTTAGATATTGTAAATTATGTATTAATAGAGTTAGGTCAACCGATTTTTGCATTTAGTATTAATGATGTTTTAAATCCTTTATTAATTAGACAGGCTAAATTAGGTGAGAGTTTTTATGATGAAGATAGAAAAGAATTTTTTTTAGATGAACGTGCGATAGTAATATCTGATTACGAAAAAATATTAGTATTAGGTAATCATGTTCAGTCTTATCATTCGAAAATATCTTGTAAAGATAAAAATATATTTTTGGGATATTCTGTATTTAATTCTTCTTTATTATGTACTGATAAAAATTTATCTTTTGATTTTGGATATAGAAATCAGTTTACAGAATATTATGAAAGAGGAGTTGATCCGAGTATTCAATTAAAGACTTTGAACTATATAACACATTTGATTTTAAAAATATGTGGTGGTGATGCTGGAGATATTACTTCTACTGGATTATTGGAGAATAATTTTTATCGAATAAAGATTATTTTGTTTAAGAATACTTTGTTTAAATATCTTAAAGGAGCTATTTCTTCTAGCTTAGTAAAAAAATATTTATTACAATTAGGTTATATGGTAGAAAGTAAAAAAGAATGCTGGATAGTTTTTCCCCCTAGTTGGAAGTTTGATATAAAAGTTGAGGAAGATATAATTGGTGAATTGATTCGTATTTTTGGTTATTATCATCTTCCTGCTTTAGAATTATTAACCAGTCATAACAATGTAATTGATTTTAATAATACCATTTCATATGAATGTTTAAATAGAGTTAAATTATTTTTAACAGGTTTAGGGTATAATGAAGTTATTACTTATGGATTTGTAGATCCAAATATTCAAAGATTATTATTTTCTGAAAAGAAAATGTTGTTATTGTCTAATCCTATTTCAAAAAATATGTCATCTATGCGTTTATCGTTGTGGAATGGATTATTATCTAGTGTTTTGTATAATCAAAATCGTCAAGAAAAAATTATGCGTTTTTTTGAGAGTGGTTTATGTTTTGAAGAAAAGAGTGATGAATATTTAGGTGTAAGGCAAAGTTTATGTTTGTCTGGTGTAGTTAGTGGTTATAAAAATGATAAACATTGGAGGTATGATAATCAAGTTTTTGAATTTTATGATTTAAAAGAAGATTTAGAGTTAATAATTCAATTATTAGGTAGAGTAGAAGCTATAACATTTAAAAAAGAAGTTTGTTCAGGATTGTGTTCAGAACAAAGTGCTGCTATTTATTTAGAACAACAAAAAATTGGTGCGATTGGAGTCCTTGATCCTATTGTTTCAAAAAAATTAGATTTGAAATATACTACTATTTTATTTGAATTAAATTGGAATAGGATAAAAAATGTTCCAGAACATAGAATAGAGAATATTTCTGAATATCCAGTTAGTTCGAGAGATATTTCCATTATTGTAGATGAATCAATATCAGCGAGTGACATTTTAAAGATAAGTAGAAATGTTTCATTAAATGAAATTTTAGAAGTAAAAATATTTGATATATTTCGTGGAGAAAAAATAGGTTTAGGTAAAAAAAGTATAACTTTAAATTTTGTATTTGGAAATACTGAAAAAACTTTATCAGAAAATTTAATTTCTAATTTATTAAATGAATGTATTTCAGTTCTTAAATTGAATTTTAATGCAATATTGAGAGACAAAAAATATTATTTAACCAAAAAATAA